The Natator depressus isolate rNatDep1 chromosome 23, rNatDep2.hap1, whole genome shotgun sequence sequence GTGCTGTCCCTGAGAACAGCGAGGTCTTTGTGCTGGCGCGGCCCCTGCCGCTCCCCGCTACCTTCGCTTGCGGCACATCGAAAAGCAGGCCCCAGCACCCAGCGGCTGGGCTCCTTGGGTCATGGCCCCCCTGCACCGGCCCGGATCTGACCGCAGGCTCAGAGTCCTGGGGCCAGGGAATGCCGTGCTCTGTGTCCACTGGGAAGCACCTGGCTCGGTGCGAGACGCTGTGAAAATAGCAGTCGTCAAGGTTTCACCCCCAGCCGTTTGCGCTTTAGGGCCACAGACTGAGGGAGAGGGGGCCTTTAGGGCTGCCCCCAGCTCATCGGACCGTGGACCCCACCAGGCAACCAGCCTGCGGTTCCTTTCGGACACCTGCTTTCATGGCCATGCCCCCGCCCCGTGGCACCGCACGCAGCTGTCCCTAGCTACGTCCCACTGCAGCCGCccagagctgctgagctcagCTATGAACAGGGTTCTGCTTCTCCGTTTTTAACCCATAAGCAGCCGTCCAACATCCCAATGCCAACTCAAACGCAGTGACAAAGAGGCACATTTATTCATCGTACAGGGGAGTGGTTCCTCGGGTCTCCTGGGAGCAGCACCGCGTGCTGGGAGGGTGGGATTCCTAAGGGGCATGCATGGGTCTGCGTAGGCCCTGCTGGCGGGGACCCTGGCAAagagagaaccccggacagtgtgCGCGGAACCAGCACCCCGAAACGCCCAGCCTTGTGGACAGCTCCATGAACCGCTAAatgtaacacacacaccccccaacgCTCCCTTCAGGGTGTGGCAGCCCCATTCTCAGCCCCTCGGGTGCCTTGTCCCTGGGCCGAGGTCCCCCTGCCCCGGCAGATAAACAGGTGGCttcatgccccccgcccccaggccccGCACACTCATCGTCAAGGAGAGACCCGGCAGCAGCCACGTCTGTGTTTATGGCAAACCTGGACATACGCCCAGGAACACGTTGGTGCCGACCCAGCTGGCAGCGCAGCCCCGTACAGTCTCATGGAGGAAGGCGTTGAGCCAAGGATCAAGCCACAGAGCCACCTGTTGATCTGCCGGGGCTGGGGGACCTCAGCCCAGGGGCGAGGGGGAGCCGCTGGGACCGGGGCTGCCAAGCCCTGACGGAGCAATGCACAATCACACGGGGCCGGAGGGAGCGTCACGGTGAGGCCTCCTGGGGCATTCTGGGCCCATGGATCAGGGCAGGACTCActctgcctcagtctcccatCTCTGCCCGGCCAGTCCCAGCTGCTCCAGAGGCCGGTGTTCAGGAGGGACGAGAGTCGAGGGGTGGCGGAGCTGGAGCCATGCCCTGACAAGAAATGGCCGCTGTCCGTGGACGTTGCGGGATGAAGCTATTGGTTCAGCTCAGCCGGCGTCTGGCCgcacaaaaagcaggaaggaGGCAGGACAGCTCAAGATAAGCCACTGCTCAGCAAACGCCCGAGTGCTGGTAGGAGATAGCGCCAGGCCAGCCCAAGGCCTGGGCACACCGGCAAGCAGAGGGGCTCGAGCAGTTTGTAACAAGCATCTCCTTGGGGGGGGCTGTTTGGGGGGCCAGGGTGACATGCAGGAGCCGCTGGGGCAACTGACGACGCTGGCCCTGTCTCGATCCCCACCACAGAGTGGATTTAGGTAAGAAAAAAATGGTCGCAGactgtatttttaaaacccttccccccccacccccaatgcttTGTTCCCattgttaaaacaaacaatactttGGCTCGCTGGGCACAGGCTCCCAAAGGGAAGCCCCAGAGGACTCTCTCAGACCCTCTGGGTCAGCACGGCTGCTACACAGGGCGCTGTGCCCCAGGCCTGGGCATGGCAGAGGTGCACTCAGACCTGTAACCTCAACAACTTTCCCCTTGTTGGGGCTGGCTCGGGCCCTGTAGCAGGAGGGCAGTGAATTCCTGCCAGTCATCCTCCCCCACGAcacaaaacccaaaccaccacCATTTCCAGGATGGTGCCCCtgcggggtgctggggggggtggcAGTTGGCTccaaaaacccaaccccaaaaTCTCAGCACTAAAACGGGGAAGTTACAGAAAATTCTGAGCCTCTGGCAACAGGGATGGGAAGCTAGAAACTCTCCCGTAATCTTCCCCCGGTGGATGCTGCTTGCAGCAGCTTGCACGGGGGCTGCTTGCATGGATGCACATGGGCACCTGGCTCTCAGGTGCTCAGTTGCACCCCTGCAGCGTGTGTGCCCAGAGGCTGCCCCGTTCCGACCTGTGTGTCACACCCAGGGCTGGTGCCGACGCCTGCATGAGGGGTAGGGAGAGTCACGCCCTGCGTCTCTGTAAGCcctgcgctgggggggggggggctctgtcgCCCTCTCATGGCTGATTTGCATAAGAGGGTAACAGGCTACTACTGCTGCCCGGCAGAGGCGTTACCCCCATAGCTTGGGAGAGCAGGGCCCAGGCTGAGGGCTCCTGCCTGGGACAGCTGCAGAGCTGAGGGTGAGGCTCCATGCGCCACGTCTCTATAGTTAGCCTCCTGGAGGCAGGATCTCTCTCGGAGGACCCCAGCCATAGAGGAGACCCCACGGCATGGAGGTCTCCAACCACAGAGAGGACCCTAGCCAGAGAGGAGACCCACCCAGCATGTGGCCTGTAGCCATGGAGATCTGGTTGTAGAGCGATTCCAGGTGTTGCTCCAGTCACGTCTCTCTGGCAGAGGGATTGCTGGGGGTGGCACCagactggggggaagggatggagaagGAATTTGGGGCAGGGGAACATGGGGCACTGGAGATTGGGGGAAATCAAGGCAGGAGCTGGAAGGGGTGTGAGGCTCCAAAGGGTTGGATGATGGGGAAATAGGAGAATGAGGGCACGAATATTCAGATATGCAAATATAGAGGTGGCACTGTGCATTAAATCACCGTCTGCCCCGCCCCACAGCctgcaggggcctggggcacacGAGGGGCAGTGGCCGCACGGCTGTGTGCCCTACACGGACCCCCCCAGGGTAACGACAGCGAGCAAAGGGGAGGCAGCTGTCGCCTGCCATGTCACAAGCCTGGCCTGCGGTGGGGCTGCTGCGGGCCCGTTCCCCAGCTCACACCCCGGTGCTCCGGTCCTCCATCGTGGACTTGGTCTCCAGCGTGGATCTGGTCTTCCTCCTGCTGTCAGCCGCGGAGTGGAGCGAATCCTCGCTCAGCACGTTGCGGAGGATGGACTTCAGCGAGCGCTGGAACCGGTCTTTGAAGTCCTGGCCCATGATGACGTAGATGACGGGGTTGAGGCAGCTGTTGACGTAGGCCAGGCCCACAATCAGGGGGTCGGACTCAACGGCGCCTTTGAACAGGCTCGTGCTGGGCTTGTGGGCGGCCAAGATCAGCCCCACCACGTGGTAGGGAAGCCAGCACACGAAGAAGCCGACGATCACCACAAGAACGACTTTAATGGTCTTGCGCGAGCGGGTGAAACGGCTCCTGTGGACACGGGCCAGGACCAGGCCGTAGCAGGTGGCGATCACCACGAAGGGGACCAGGAAGCCAGCGGCGAAGCGGAAGGTAGCGACGGACACCTCGACGGCGATCTGGTAACCGGACACTCGAGTGTACTCCAAGACACACATCACTTTGTCTGAGAACGCCTTGGTGTGCGTCGTCCGGAAGATGAAGGTTGGGAGGGTCATGAGCAGAGCCAGGAGCCAGGCTGCCCCGCTCAGGCCCCAGGCCAGCCGGGTCGTGCGGTGATTCTGGCACCAGACGGGCCTGGTCACCAGGGCGCAGCGGTCCAGGCTGATGGCCGTCAGGAGCAGGACGCTGGCAAACATGTTCAGGATGGCGAGGGATGGGAGCAGCTTGCAGGCGAAGTCACCCAGCTCCCAGCGGTTGTCGCGGGCCACGGGCACGGCCAGGAAGGGCAGCGCCAGGCAGCAGAGGAGGTCGGCCACCGCCAGGTTGAGGAACCAGACGGTGTTCACCGTGCGCTTCATCCCGAAGCCCGTCACCCAGATGACAGCCACGTTCCCCGGCACGCCCAGCAGGAAGACGAGGGAGTAGAGAACCAGAGACGCCCACAGGACGGGGGTCAGCTGGAAAGGCAGCGGAGTCGGCGTCTCGAAGCTGGGCGCAGTGAAGTTACTGTACCAGTCAGGATAGTCACCATAGAGCTCGGTGTCATTCATTCTGCACCAGGCTCTGTATCCtgtaaacaaacaataaaatacaaaggCTAGTCACTTCCTGCTACTCTGCAGGAATGGCACTGTAACCACAGAGTTTTAAGAAAACACAGATCCAgattggcctgtggaactcaccgACATTTGATCTCAGGAGCttagcaggatttttaaaaaagaattgaaCATTTGTACTCACGGGACCACCTGGCGTCCCGCTGGGAAGGACTCAGGAAGTGTGGCCAGGATCTATACTGActgagaggtgctggggggggggacctttccCTGTGGACAGGCTGCTCCAGAGCTACAAGGAgttttacacctttctctgaGTGAGATAGTGCTGGGCACTGTCGCAGACGGGATACCATGCTAGGCAGGCCCTGGCCTCATCCACACTGGGAGGGAAAATCGATGTTTCCCACCAGTCTCATTGCAGGGGAGCATGCAGCCCAGCGCTCGGCTTAACGGCCATGAATTATTAGGGTTCATCCCCCATCCCTGTCCTTAACCCCTCCCCGAAAAAAACCCTGCCCTTGAGAATGTTCCTGGTTTTAAAccaacctccacccccacccccgctagCAGCCCCCTGGTCTTGGGGACGCCTCAAGCCCCCAAACTGCAGGGAAGCGGGTGGAGATGGGGCTCGGAGCAGCTGGAATCACTCacaggtttgtttttaattttaatctgcAGGAATTAGCATGTGTGAATTTGGTGCTGGATAAAGTGAATCTGCAGCCTAGGTGCTACCAGGACAGCTTCCCCCAAGCACTGTCCCCGGGACACTGCCGGCTGCATCCCCTCCAGGATGAGATGGgatccaagccccaccacccacccaGGCATTGGTTGCACTGGCGATGTGCCCCGATCCCAGTTCCTGCCCCGCTGCACACCCCTAGCCTAGACAGGCTACGCCATTGTTTGCACTGGTCCGGCTGAACGCTGCTTGGAAAGCAAATCACAGCGTACAGCGGCGTTTGCACGGGGGTAGCTGGGACCCCCAGAGCAGACAAGAcctcagtccttggcctctctgctccgCCTAGCCCCCAGGGGCCCAGGTGGCACCAGTGGGTAGATGGGCGCCTGCCCTCTTGGGAGCTGGGCTGAGGCCCCCAGTGCCTTTTGCACAGGCCAGCGAATGGCCATTGGAGGCTAACGACTCTTCACTGAGGAGCCAGTTGCCCAATGTCACTTCCTTTCTGTGATGAAACAGCAAGGCCATGCCGTTGGGGCAGGTAGGAAAAAACAACCgttatttataaagcactctCTCCGGGTGCGGGCCCTGATCCGGGGGCTTGGGCAGCAATGCCTACAGGAGTGGGCCCTCGGTGAAAACCCCCCTCTGAGTGGTGCAGGTCGCTGTGCTGCAATCAGGAGACGGGCCCCACACGGGTAGCAGCAAGTGCCTGAGCTCGGCATCTCCCCCGCTTTAGGCTGGCAACAGGAACAATGTGATCGCGCAACAGCACAACCTCAGATTCACggattctctccccagctctgggaggggagcgggagcTATTGGTTACCCAGGGGctgatgggagccaggactcctgggttctattcccagctctggaaggggcgTGGGGGCTagtggctcagagcagggggctgggagccaggactcctgggttctatcccccccagctctgggagggcagtggagtCTAGTGGCCAGAGCAGGTGACTGCGTGTCAGCATGTACAGTTGCTCACAGAGCTAAACGTGCAGAAATGGGGCTCTTTAGCCCAAGGCAGACAGCAGCTCCGATGCTGCAGAGTTTCAAGCCACAGAGCAATCCAATTTTGCAAACACAGGAGCCCTCCTGCCAGGGCTCGAAGCAGGCTGAGTGGTCATAACTATTGGGGGACGGACAGCTCAGGGCGTGGGGGTGCCCTGGCTCGGTCACTGGCACCAGACACGTATCGGAGCTAGTTGGCAGAGCAGTATGGTTGTACGCCGATCCAACCAGGCTGGGTTAAACACAGCCCAAGCCCCTAGCTGCCAAAAACATTGACTTAAGAACAGAACCGGAACAAAATCCCTGGTGCAGGGGAAAATCTCAAGCCTGGTCCACAAAGGGAAGTGTGACCCGTTCCACCAACTGCGTTACACTGGGGTAAGCCGCCAAGGGGGCACTGAGGTATCCGAGGGGCTTCTTCTGGTTAGCGCCAACTCCTCCCCAGGCAACCTCAACTACCCTGAAAAGTGGCTGCTCTGATGCGGAATACGTGTGTCTACACGGGAGTGACACCAGTATAACCGCACCACTTTACATTCACACCTCAGTCATACCAAAAACCTCACCTGTGCAGAGGCAGCTCAAGGCTTGTTTTACTGCAGCGACGAATAATGGTTGCCCTTTAGAGAAGAGAAGACGCGGGTGCCAGGAATTGAGCTGCCAGCATCAAACCGAACAGGCTTGCCACACCATGGACAAACCCCGAGACCATTCCAACAACTCGCAGGCTGACCCATAGCCTATCGAAAGCTCCTACCCCAAATGCAGCCACCGGGAGAGGCAAATCCTGACCTGGGACACGGCTGGTCTGGGAGCAGGCGCTGCCGCCATGGGGCGATTTGTGGGCAGACTATCAGAGCAAGCCCAAGG is a genomic window containing:
- the C5AR1 gene encoding C5a anaphylatoxin chemotactic receptor 1, producing MNDTELYGDYPDWYSNFTAPSFETPTPLPFQLTPVLWASLVLYSLVFLLGVPGNVAVIWVTGFGMKRTVNTVWFLNLAVADLLCCLALPFLAVPVARDNRWELGDFACKLLPSLAILNMFASVLLLTAISLDRCALVTRPVWCQNHRTTRLAWGLSGAAWLLALLMTLPTFIFRTTHTKAFSDKVMCVLEYTRVSGYQIAVEVSVATFRFAAGFLVPFVVIATCYGLVLARVHRSRFTRSRKTIKVVLVVIVGFFVCWLPYHVVGLILAAHKPSTSLFKGAVESDPLIVGLAYVNSCLNPVIYVIMGQDFKDRFQRSLKSILRNVLSEDSLHSAADSRRKTRSTLETKSTMEDRSTGV